In Dehalococcoidia bacterium, the sequence CCCTCATTACTTATCTGCGCTTGCTGATGTTGCTGCCTTGGCTTCAGGCTCTGACTTGGCCGAGGTTTCTTTTTTGGATTCAGTTACTGGTGCTTCCTCCGACTTGCTTCTGGCGCCGTTGGCAGACGCACTGGGGTAGTCCGTTACATAGAAACCTTTGCCTTTGAAGATGATGGGAGCCGGTGTAAAGAGACGCCTGGCCTCGTTCTGGCACTTGGGACAAACACAGATCGGCTCGGCATCAAAGCCTTGCCTTTCTTCAAAGCCGAAACTGCAGGATGTACACTTGTACTCATAGATGGGCATTGAGGGTTTACCTCCTAAGCTACTTGATGGTTTAGTGATTTACACTATTAGCACTCCCCGACAGAGAGTGCTAATTCAAATTTAGCACTTCCGTCTCTCTCTGTCAAGAGAAATTGAGGCCAGGCAATTATAGATGGGTCCGCCCGGAGTGAGAGTGCTCTTCATCAGATGGATGCGGTCCACCTCGAAAGCGATCTGCTCCTTGGTTTTGGTCGCATCGAGCAACCTTCCCAGATCGCTCCGCTCTCTTGATGTTGCCTGGTCCCGAACCCGACCCAGAGTAAGGTGTGGTGAGAATTCTTTTGTCTCGGGGGCAAAACCCAGATGAGCCAGGGCTTGGTCGATCTGTTTTTGTATGGTTGCGATCCTGGAAACTTCACCCCCCACCCCGATCCACACCACCCGGGGCGATCGCAGATTGGGGAATGCGCCTAATTCCTGCAGTGCCAGTGTGTAGGGCTGGACTTCTGAGGCGGTCTCTTTCATGGCCTCCGCTATCGCGGAGACTTTCTCTCCTGGGATGTTACCCAGGAACTTCAATGTCAGATGAATCCCATCGGGATCGACCCACTTGACGGCTCTCTCTTGACCTGCCCTGAGTTGGGAGAGCAGTCTGGACAGAACGGCCTTCACTTCTTTCGGAAGCTCGAGGGCAATAAAGGCTCGGATTTGTTCCATTTTCAAATTCCTAGGATGGTTTGAGCGTTTTCGCCCAGGATTTTATCTCTGCTTTTATTCGGGATTTCCACCTTTTGCAGGTCATTGATGATTCGCTTCTGGGCGATGAGCGGATAGTCGCTGCCGAAAAGTATCTTATCTGCTCCA encodes:
- the thpR gene encoding RNA 2',3'-cyclic phosphodiesterase, with protein sequence MEQIRAFIALELPKEVKAVLSRLLSQLRAGQERAVKWVDPDGIHLTLKFLGNIPGEKVSAIAEAMKETASEVQPYTLALQELGAFPNLRSPRVVWIGVGGEVSRIATIQKQIDQALAHLGFAPETKEFSPHLTLGRVRDQATSRERSDLGRLLDATKTKEQIAFEVDRIHLMKSTLTPGGPIYNCLASISLDRERRKC
- a CDS encoding zinc ribbon domain-containing protein, which codes for MPIYEYKCTSCSFGFEERQGFDAEPICVCPKCQNEARRLFTPAPIIFKGKGFYVTDYPSASANGARSKSEEAPVTESKKETSAKSEPEAKAATSASADK